From the Triticum urartu cultivar G1812 chromosome 4, Tu2.1, whole genome shotgun sequence genome, the window TTATACGAAAGAATCATGTGTATGAAGCAAAGGAAGAATGACCATTAGAAATAAAAATGCAAGAAATAATGAAGCATGTTTGGCCATGCTGCAGTCTTAGGGCATACTAGAATAAACGGAAGCACTCCGCAATCAAAATTTGCTTCTACTGAAAATGAATTTTACTTCTAAAGAAATACCAGCTTGCATGTTTGATAGACATACATATTAACACAATTGAGATATGAAAAAAAATATAACGAAGCAAAGTGAGTGAAAAGAAACATGCCCTCGCGTCGTCCTCCGAGGGCGACTAGGGTTCCTGGCGTCGCCGCCACGACATTGCCTCGGCGACGTTCCGgcaccaccgggagagaggggaagagagcccccctcctccttattcttctccagtctccctcctagatgggaggagagtttcccctccggtccatggcctccatggctcCCGGAGGGCAGGagccctccgagattggatctctctctgtTTCGCGTTCTCGTTTTCTGACgcttcaccgtttcttaaattcctggagatctgtaactccgatggGGCTGGAATTTTAACATGGTTTTTTCCTgatattatctttcttgcggcaaaagaaggaGGTCAACCGACTTACGAGGTGCTCACAAGCCACCACAGCGTGCCCATACCCCCTGGCCGCATCCTTTTGGCTTTTGGCCACCTTGGGCATCGTCTTGCGTTGATTCTACTTCCCccaaatcacatatattccaaaataaatatCCATAAATTTTTATCGTGCTTGGACTTCGCTtaatatggatattctgcgaaacaaaaaaaatGCAACACTCAGGAACTAACACGGGGcgctagatcaatatgttagtctcaaaaataatataaaatgtttTCAAACTTATATAAAGATGTAAAATATTGGCATAAAGATGTAAAATGTCTTCCTTTCGTGTGGGTACGCAACATGGTATCCCTGTCTGTTCTCGCCACCTCTGCTCGAGGACCCCCTCTCCCGATAGCTCCTCTCCTCATATTGCTTGCGCTCATACTCCCTTTGCCATTGTTGTGCCTTGAGTTGTTCCCTGAGGTCCCTTTCCTTCTTTCTCTCGATCTCATGTCTCAGATCCCTCTCTTCTGGCCAGCCGCCCCTAAACTTCTCCTTATTTGGGGAGATAACTTCCCCCTTCTCTCGCCGGTTCTGCCCACCAGTGCGGGCATCCCCGGGATGATCAAATTGCGCATTCAGACTGCGCTTCACTGGAACATTACGAGCGCGAGCATGGCTGTCCTGCTCCCTATTGTTGCCATCAGATTGTGAACTCATAAAATTGCTAGTACTGGCATTATTGTTTTTTCCTCCTTTAGCCTCCACCTTGGAGCCAGTGCTCCTCCCCGGTGATGCTCTTAACCAGCCCCCCCATTGCGCTGCTTTGTCAACCAGAGGCACACAACACCCGTTTTCATGCGCCCGCACTCAAAGCAGAAGTGGGGGATTTTTTCATAGTGAAAATCGTACCAAGTACCCACTTTGTCCTCTTGAGACTTTTTGAGGAGGAAGCCACGCACGAGAGGCTCCAGAAGCATGATCCGTGCTCTGACACGCAGCTGGTTTCCTCGAGCCATGCCGTCCTTGTCAACATCCACCTTCACGACTTCCCCTAGCCAATTGCCCAAAGCCTTGCCGAACGCCTCTGTCCTCTTGCCCGGTGGTAGATCAACAACTTTTACCCACACATCTATCCGATCAAAGACCATCTCCGATGGCCTGACATTGCTCTCATACTCCTTCAAGGCCAGGACATTGAAATCATATTGCCAAGGGCCATTATTCATTGCATGCCTCCAATCCCCTTCACTACCAAAGTGCACGACGaagacgttgtcgcccatgtcccaGAACCGAGCCTCGTGGTGAAGACCCCAAGCCCTCTGCATCGTTTTCTCTAGCACAGTCCTGTTAAGCGGTCGCGGAGAGAACGCCTTCCCCCCCGCAGACCACTTCATGTTCTTGGGCAAGATCTGATCTGGTTCCTCAAAGACGAAACCCTCCGCCTCCTTGTCCAACAACACCATCCCTCCCATCCTAGCTGAGAGGCTCGCGGTCGGATCCGGCGTTTTACATGTGATCGGGGAGTTAGAAGAGCCCCCGCTCGTAGCTTTGCCCGGGGTCGCTGTCGCCGCCGGGTTTGCCTTTGTCGTCGGGCTCGCCGCAAGGCGCCCCTTCGCCTTCTCCGCCATGGCTCGCACCTTGAAGGAGGAAGGCTACACCAGTCCGCGCCGAGGGAGACGCAGTCGCCGCCCCAGGCACCACCGTAAACTCACCACCCCCGTTAccaaaaccctaaccctagcgccgTCTGGGAGATCGCCTCGCGATCGCCCTTCAGTCGCCGCTTAACGTTTCGTACGTGGTGGACCCAAATGCGCGTTGATGTTGACTTAACGTACAGTGATGGCACGCTTGGTGGTCCGTATCATCACCTTTCCTATGGATGGAGAAAGGTCGGCCGCAGTCAACGGCGCGCACGACCCCCTCATTCCGCACGGCCAAACGTGCCGCACCCCGTCCCATCACATCCCCACCGTCCGTGGAGACACGCGTCGACCGATCCACCGCGTCGCGGGCTTCTCTCTCCCATTTCCCTCGCCCTTCTTCCGCTCCTTCCCACCGAAGCCACCACCGCCCACCCCTAAACCCGACCCTCCGCCCGCTTCCAGACCCTTCTCGAGCTCGCTCCCGCCTCTCGCCATGGGGAAGAGCCGCCGCGGCGCAGGGGGAGGGGCGAGGGGGCCCGCGCCGGCGGCGAGCGCGAGCGACGTCCAGCGAGCCGCGGCGGCGCTCGCCCTCGCCGAAGCCGCCGCCCTCCACGGGTTCGAGGTCACCGACGTCGGTACGTGCCGCGCGCCGCGACCGACCCCCCTCTCTCTGTCCCGTTTCGCGCCGCCATTTCGGGCGACATCCGCTCCGCGATCCTCCATCTCCCTGACGGCGGCGTGCGTTCCTGGTTTAATTTCCTGCTCGTCGCGCGCCCAGGTACCGGCGGCTGGTCGCCGCAGATGCAGTTCCTCCTCGCGTGCTCGCAAGGCGACCTGCGCCGGGCCAAGGGTACGATCCTCCTCCGTGATGGCGTTGTTCTGGATAGGGTTTTAGCCGTGGTTGGTTGCTACTTACAGTTGCAGTATATGATATGTAAGTTGAATAGTTGATGGTGCTGCTATGTGCTATGTGATGGTCTGCTCGCTTTAGTTGATTGATTTTCCTCTTGTGGGGGTTGTTTTCTGTACATTTCACCATCCGTTTACTGAGCGTCTTGATCTTGTTTCATGCAACATTCTTGTCGGAAATTGGATCATGTATGAGGATGTGCCTTAGTTAACGTGGTTCTGTTGAAATCTGGGTCGCCCTGAAGCCTTGGTAAATGGCATGGACAAGGATGACAGGGAGTCGCTTGCCTCTGTGAGGGTCGAGGGCTGTGGGGCGTTGCATTCCGCAGCAGGCGCGGGTGATATGGCCATCTGCAGGTACCTGGTGGAGCAGCTTGGATTTGATGTCGACTCGGATGCTAGCTCTGGTACGTACGCACGCCTCTCTGAAATACTAAATCAAATGCTCCAATGTTTCTTTCCAGTTCTTGTTTCTGGGAACCAAGCTACTGCTACTTAATACCATACGATGCAATTCGTAGATGGAATGTGAATTATTGGCATTAGGAATTTCCTTATTTGTTCATCTCTCATGCTCCGTCCATCTGCTCGTGCTAGGGCCAGTTAATTAAATTCTTACTGTTCAAAattcagaagaaaaaaaaatctTACTGTTCAGTTTATTACTTCGCTTCATATATTTTTGTTGCATAATATTAGATTATGATAGCGAGACCTGATGACTATAAGATTTCCTTCTAAACATGCTTGTGAATGCAGTATTAATTATACCATTTTGTTTATATGCACCTGCAAATGTGTGTGTCTGTGAGATTTCAGTCTTCAGTATTGCTTGTGATATGATGCTGAGGAAGTGCAGACAATGGCAGTAGATTTCTTAGGCCCAACCAGTTGCTATTTGACTAAAATTGCTTGATTGTAATTCTCTTGGCAGGTTCGACACCCTTGTCTTTCGCGGTGGCGCATGGGGAAATGACTGCTGCAAGGTATTTTCTTGAAAAAGGTGCTAATCCCAACACAAAAAGTTCCTCCACCGGCACGACTCCTCTGCATGAAGCAGTAGCAACAggtgtctatttcttcacattctGCTCTGTAAAAgtttgttgcatatatatgatgTCATATTTCTCTGTTGAGTTGCTGTCCGATTGTGTTATGAGGTTGACCGTCCCAACTTTGTGTTTATGATTGGGATGCAGCCCGGGAGTGATAATACGGAAGTGATGGTTCCACTACATGACTTCTTTAGAAAAAAAGTCCCAAAATGAATTTGTCCAGCAATTGAAAACCTTCTTGTCAACATGTTGTGAATACTGATAGGATATAACTATTTAAACGGTGTGGACGCCTCCTTTCTTGCTAGGCTGTGATGAAATTACACGACTGCTGCTATCGAAAGGAGCTAATGTTGAGGCACCTTCTCCTCATGGGACACCTCTAGTTGCCGCTGCAGCCCATGGGAAGTTCAATGCTATGAAGATTTTGCTGGAGCACCATGCAGATGTAATTAGTAAATTGATGTTCTTCCACTTGAGCTTACTTCTTTTTCTGCATAGCTCAAGTTTTGATGCGTATACAATCCCTAGAATCCTATTTGTTCAACATATATGGGACCTGGGAAGTGACTTGTATTTTTTCAAAATAAAATTGCAGCCGAACAAAGTCTCATGGGACTTTGGTACACCCCTGACCACAGCACTCTATGCTACTCCTGACAGAATGAATGAGTCCACTTGCTTAGCGTGCGTGAAACTTCTTGTCAAGGTGTGTGTGTGCAATTCACATTCTGCACATTTTGGTTGCTTGATGGAATCTCATGTCGGAAGATACTTTTTCATATCTCCACGTGTTTTATGTTATATCTGTTCACCCACAGGCTGGCGCGGATGTCAATT encodes:
- the LOC125553403 gene encoding poly [ADP-ribose] polymerase tankyrase-1-like — its product is MARLVVRIITFPMDGERSAAVNGAHDPLIPHGQTCRTPSHHIPTVRGDTRRPIHRVAGFSLPFPSPFFRSFPPKPPPPTPKPDPPPASRPFSSSLPPLAMGKSRRGAGGGARGPAPAASASDVQRAAAALALAEAAALHGFEVTDVGTGGWSPQMQFLLACSQGDLRRAKALVNGMDKDDRESLASVRVEGCGALHSAAGAGDMAICRYLVEQLGFDVDSDASSGSTPLSFAVAHGEMTAARYFLEKGANPNTKSSSTGTTPLHEAVATGCDEITRLLLSKGANVEAPSPHGTPLVAAAAHGKFNAMKILLEHHADPNKVSWDFGTPLTTALYATPDRMNESTCLACVKLLVKAGADVNCTIPETPLAIATNNGLTTCFKYLLEVGANINVPANQVKKSDSDSKAPLKSSGAKAVRGKNYVAASRLCSEGKSSDKDRKARLKSLGAKAVEGKDYAAASKFYTEAIKLDPADAVLYSNRSLCYLKCGEAHDALIDANACISLDPKWHKGYYRKGAALMSLLEYKEASDAFSAGMKLEPNNKEMQEAHREAVEAMRKEQSEPSLYALD